The Pseudoalteromonas translucida KMM 520 genome has a window encoding:
- a CDS encoding type II secretion system F family protein → MQLYSYKAKDAKGVLVKGQLEASSQAGVADNLIKRQFIPISIALVETKNNIKVFDNLFNEKIGLEDMIMFSRQMYSLLKAGIPIIRAMVGLADTTQNKAFKQVLMEVTKQLEQGRDLSSAMSMHNKVFSRLTISMVMVGEGAGRLEDAFYQLAIYFEKEQETRKRIKAAMRYPTFVICALVGAMIILNIFVIPTFASMFAKFNAELPLMTQILIATSNFFVNYWWLLILMLVGAIIGFKRYLNTVTGRYKWDKYKLKIPFVGDILQRTLLARYSQCLAMVLRSGVPMTTGLSLTAHAVDNSYMEKAIITMRQDIEKGDSLLRVSRASELFSQLVLQMVAVGEETGRVDELLQEAADYYEREVDYDLRSLTAKIEPILTVFVAIMVLILALGIFMPMWNMMSAIKGN, encoded by the coding sequence ATGCAGCTATATAGCTATAAAGCAAAAGATGCCAAAGGAGTATTAGTTAAAGGTCAGCTTGAAGCGAGCAGCCAAGCAGGCGTTGCTGATAACTTAATAAAGCGTCAATTTATTCCTATTTCAATTGCGCTGGTTGAAACTAAAAATAACATTAAAGTTTTTGACAATTTATTTAATGAAAAAATAGGCCTAGAAGACATGATTATGTTTTCTAGGCAAATGTATTCATTGTTAAAAGCGGGTATTCCTATTATTAGAGCCATGGTTGGTTTAGCAGATACCACCCAAAATAAAGCCTTTAAACAGGTGTTAATGGAAGTAACTAAGCAGCTAGAGCAAGGCCGTGACCTATCAAGCGCCATGTCGATGCACAATAAAGTATTTAGTCGTTTAACTATTTCTATGGTGATGGTTGGCGAAGGTGCTGGGCGTTTAGAAGATGCGTTTTATCAACTTGCTATCTATTTTGAAAAAGAACAAGAAACCCGCAAGCGTATAAAAGCGGCAATGCGTTATCCCACGTTTGTAATTTGTGCGCTGGTGGGAGCCATGATCATTTTAAATATTTTTGTTATTCCGACCTTTGCCAGCATGTTCGCTAAATTTAATGCTGAACTGCCTTTAATGACGCAAATATTAATAGCAACAAGCAACTTTTTTGTGAATTACTGGTGGTTATTAATTTTAATGCTAGTGGGCGCAATAATTGGCTTTAAGCGTTATTTAAATACCGTAACAGGGCGTTATAAATGGGATAAATATAAGCTAAAAATCCCCTTTGTTGGCGATATTCTACAGCGTACTTTATTAGCACGTTATAGCCAATGTTTGGCAATGGTGCTGCGCTCCGGTGTGCCTATGACCACGGGGTTATCGCTCACTGCGCACGCTGTAGATAATAGTTATATGGAAAAAGCCATTATTACCATGCGCCAAGATATTGAAAAAGGCGACAGTTTACTCAGGGTTTCAAGAGCCAGTGAGTTATTTTCTCAACTTGTACTACAAATGGTTGCTGTGGGCGAAGAAACAGGTCGAGTTGATGAGTTACTCCAAGAAGCCGCAGATTATTATGAGCGTGAAGTTGATTACGACTTACGCAGCTTAACCGCCAAAATAGAACCTATATTAACGGTGTTTGTGGCAATTATGGTGCTTATTTTAGCTTTAGGTATTTTTATGCCGATGTGGAATATGATGTCAGCGATTAAAGGTAATTAA
- a CDS encoding GspE/PulE family protein, whose product MRPSLKMRLGDLLVHEHMITEAQLSEALNVQAATGRKLGSTLITLEFISEPQLLRFLAQQLKVPFLDISQRRISPDVSKLLSEVYARRYRALVIEDNGDSVLVGMSDPADLRGLDQLAPILAPKRIELAVVQESQIMAAFDNVYRRTEEITSFAEQLHEEYQDVEEFDLNSLGDETSDATVVKLLQSIFEDAVQVRASDIHIEPDEGLLRIRQRVDGILQEHTLNQVKIASALVLRLKLMSGLDISEKRLPQDGRFNIKVRSHSIDVRLSTMPIQHGESVVMRLLDQSAGLLSLDETGMPAHILKRVRSIIKRPHGMVLVTGPTGSGKTTTLYGALSELNQQESKIITVEDPVEYRIGRINQVQINNKIGLSFASILRTALRQDPDIIMVGEMRDQETVDIGLRAALTGHLVLSTLHTNDAITSAMRLIDMGAPAYLVASSLRAIIAQRLVRRVCSDCKSPYQPDHQESSWLKYLGENTTDTQFFKGQGCTACNHSGYKGRVGIFELLEMDDAMMDALRINDTQGFAKAAKNSANFIPLSAMALSYAKQGITSLDEVFKVAEYIPEIVGGDDAAI is encoded by the coding sequence ATGAGACCTAGTTTAAAAATGCGTTTAGGGGATTTACTTGTTCATGAGCATATGATCACCGAAGCACAGTTAAGTGAAGCCTTAAATGTTCAAGCGGCAACGGGTCGTAAGCTGGGCTCTACCCTAATTACACTTGAATTTATTAGTGAACCGCAATTACTGCGCTTTTTAGCGCAGCAGCTTAAAGTGCCTTTTTTAGATATTTCGCAGCGTAGAATATCACCAGATGTGTCTAAGCTTTTATCCGAAGTTTACGCACGCCGCTACCGAGCGTTAGTAATTGAAGACAACGGCGACTCTGTTTTAGTTGGAATGAGTGACCCTGCAGACTTAAGAGGGTTAGATCAACTTGCTCCTATACTCGCTCCAAAGCGAATAGAATTAGCGGTTGTGCAAGAAAGCCAAATAATGGCGGCATTTGACAACGTATATCGTCGTACAGAAGAGATCACTAGTTTTGCAGAGCAATTACACGAAGAATACCAAGATGTAGAAGAGTTTGATCTTAATTCGCTTGGTGACGAAACATCCGATGCTACCGTGGTTAAGTTACTGCAATCTATTTTTGAAGATGCGGTGCAGGTACGTGCCTCAGATATTCATATTGAGCCCGATGAAGGCTTATTACGTATTCGCCAGCGGGTTGATGGCATACTACAAGAACACACCTTAAATCAGGTGAAAATAGCCTCAGCTTTAGTACTGCGTTTAAAGTTAATGTCGGGGTTAGATATTTCAGAAAAGCGCCTGCCACAAGACGGCCGCTTTAATATTAAAGTGCGTAGCCACAGTATAGATGTACGGCTCTCAACCATGCCGATTCAACATGGCGAATCTGTAGTGATGCGCTTGCTCGATCAATCAGCCGGTTTATTATCGTTAGATGAAACCGGTATGCCGGCACATATTTTAAAACGGGTGCGCAGTATTATTAAACGCCCGCATGGCATGGTATTGGTAACAGGGCCAACTGGCTCGGGTAAAACCACCACTTTGTATGGAGCGTTAAGTGAGCTTAATCAACAAGAAAGTAAAATTATTACCGTAGAGGATCCGGTTGAGTACCGAATTGGGCGTATAAACCAAGTACAGATAAATAATAAAATAGGTTTAAGTTTTGCGAGTATTTTACGTACCGCATTACGACAAGATCCCGACATTATTATGGTAGGTGAAATGCGTGACCAAGAAACCGTTGATATAGGCTTAAGAGCTGCATTAACCGGTCACTTAGTGTTATCGACTTTACATACTAACGACGCCATTACTAGTGCAATGCGCCTTATTGATATGGGAGCTCCTGCTTATTTAGTAGCAAGCTCGTTACGTGCCATTATTGCCCAGCGCCTTGTTAGGCGTGTATGTAGCGATTGTAAATCGCCGTATCAGCCAGATCATCAAGAAAGCAGTTGGTTAAAGTACCTTGGCGAAAATACAACAGATACACAGTTTTTTAAAGGACAAGGCTGTACTGCATGTAATCATAGTGGTTATAAGGGGCGAGTAGGTATTTTTGAGCTACTTGAAATGGATGATGCAATGATGGATGCCTTGCGTATTAATGACACGCAAGGCTTTGCTAAAGCGGCTAAAAATAGCGCTAACTTTATTCCGCTCTCTGCTATGGCACTTAGTTATGCAAAACAAGGTATCACTTCTTTAGATGAAGTATTTAAGGTTGCAGAATATATCCCCGAAATAGTCGGAGGTGATGATGCAGCTATATAG
- a CDS encoding tetratricopeptide repeat protein, protein MSVINNMLKNIEQREAKHVNQQHAVGVNVTPVYDLQNLIFKALVIATVISVVIAAYLLLPAAASNKPTQDELSVTLTSALPQEEVKAGLTTKKSVASTIIVTDEIAENSNVQPEVATALNTQPGVKVANIVGKVAPQNIDEAEQLLVNKLINDAAAVNNSQPQALGESKDITAANKNLPAVAAVVSNLPNAEPSLGPNLKTSKAKPANVMIKSSSKTKSQQVLIAEQLLAAKQAIQFGLYSEAISDLNNILAQSKQHIEARNLLAATYFKQQDISSAQQVLQAGISQNPDVLQWRIMLSKILIMQQQYDDVLKLLSDDFETQANFEFWVLQGTAAQSANQHNKALNSFKQLTKLQPSQAKWWLALATSKDALGEYPDAKHLYKVALDLGGLNTAMTQHAIQRLVALKEAV, encoded by the coding sequence ATGAGCGTTATTAATAATATGCTAAAAAATATTGAACAGCGCGAGGCCAAGCACGTTAACCAACAGCACGCAGTTGGTGTAAATGTTACCCCAGTGTACGACCTACAAAATTTAATATTTAAAGCGCTGGTGATAGCCACTGTAATAAGCGTAGTTATTGCTGCTTATTTACTCTTACCAGCAGCGGCGAGCAATAAGCCAACACAAGATGAATTATCGGTTACGCTAACCTCGGCCTTACCGCAAGAAGAAGTAAAAGCAGGCTTAACAACTAAAAAAAGTGTGGCTAGCACTATTATTGTGACTGACGAAATAGCCGAAAATAGTAATGTGCAACCAGAAGTTGCGACTGCTTTAAATACCCAGCCTGGCGTTAAAGTAGCGAATATTGTTGGCAAAGTAGCTCCGCAAAATATTGATGAGGCTGAGCAGTTATTAGTAAATAAATTAATAAATGATGCCGCCGCTGTTAATAACTCTCAGCCACAAGCGTTGGGTGAAAGTAAGGACATAACTGCAGCTAATAAAAACTTACCTGCAGTGGCGGCTGTTGTGAGTAATTTGCCAAATGCTGAGCCAAGCCTTGGGCCAAACCTTAAAACATCTAAAGCTAAGCCAGCTAACGTAATGATTAAAAGCTCATCTAAAACTAAATCTCAGCAAGTATTAATTGCTGAGCAATTGCTTGCGGCTAAGCAAGCAATACAGTTTGGTTTGTATAGTGAAGCAATAAGCGATCTTAATAATATTTTAGCGCAATCAAAGCAGCATATAGAAGCAAGAAACTTACTTGCGGCAACCTATTTTAAGCAGCAAGATATAAGCTCGGCGCAACAGGTTTTACAAGCGGGCATAAGTCAAAACCCTGATGTATTGCAATGGCGCATTATGCTTAGCAAAATTCTAATTATGCAGCAGCAGTACGACGATGTATTAAAGCTACTCAGTGATGATTTTGAAACACAAGCAAACTTTGAATTTTGGGTACTACAAGGTACGGCTGCACAAAGTGCCAACCAGCATAATAAAGCACTTAATAGCTTTAAGCAGTTAACTAAATTACAGCCCAGCCAAGCTAAGTGGTGGCTAGCGTTAGCAACCTCTAAAGATGCATTAGGTGAGTACCCCGATGCTAAGCATTTATATAAAGTAGCGCTTGATTTAGGGGGGTTAAATACAGCCATGACCCAGCATGCAATACAGCGTTTAGTAGCGCTGAAGGAGGCCGTATGA
- a CDS encoding ExeA family protein, which produces MYLSFFNLSEMPFTLTPNTEFFCALAPHHEAMQVLTTAIAMGEGFIKVTGEVGTGKTLLCRKLLNHIEHDYTVAYLPNSYLSPEELRWALAIELGMNVDKALDQQALSQLINHHLLSLQSDNKRVVLLIDEAQCLSWETLEALRLFTNLETESEKLIQVVLFGQPELDEKLANNKVRQLRQRISFSYALRPMTAAEVIYYINHRLQVAGFNQPPLFNNRMGLKIARASRGIPRLVNILCHKALLQAYGEGLNAITTRHIQLAIKDTEDCAKYRVGHYWSYSAITISVIAIAAIWVWRQWL; this is translated from the coding sequence ATGTATTTAAGCTTTTTTAACTTAAGTGAAATGCCTTTCACCTTAACCCCCAACACCGAGTTTTTTTGTGCGCTTGCGCCGCATCACGAGGCAATGCAAGTGCTTACAACCGCAATAGCAATGGGTGAGGGGTTTATTAAAGTGACCGGTGAGGTTGGCACAGGTAAAACCTTATTGTGCAGGAAGTTACTTAATCATATTGAACATGACTACACAGTTGCTTATTTACCTAACTCATATTTAAGCCCAGAAGAGTTACGCTGGGCGCTGGCTATAGAGCTGGGAATGAACGTAGACAAAGCATTAGATCAGCAAGCGCTAAGCCAGCTTATAAACCATCACTTATTGAGCTTACAAAGCGACAACAAACGGGTGGTTTTACTAATAGACGAAGCGCAATGTTTGAGCTGGGAGACCCTAGAAGCGTTACGACTATTTACCAACTTAGAAACCGAAAGTGAAAAGCTGATTCAGGTGGTACTTTTTGGACAACCCGAGCTTGATGAAAAGCTAGCCAATAATAAGGTAAGGCAATTACGCCAACGAATTAGCTTTTCGTATGCGTTAAGACCAATGACAGCAGCAGAGGTTATTTATTATATAAACCACCGGTTACAAGTAGCGGGTTTTAATCAGCCCCCTTTATTTAATAATCGGATGGGGTTAAAAATTGCACGTGCGAGTAGAGGCATTCCGCGTTTGGTTAATATTTTATGCCATAAAGCGTTATTGCAAGCTTATGGAGAGGGCTTAAATGCAATAACTACGCGCCATATTCAGCTGGCAATAAAAGATACCGAAGACTGTGCTAAATACAGAGTGGGTCATTACTGGAGCTATAGTGCAATTACGATAAGTGTTATCGCTATTGCTGCAATTTGGGTATGGAGGCAGTGGCTATGA
- the mshL gene encoding pilus (MSHA type) biogenesis protein MshL, which translates to MTIKLKNNLSSPWLVLLLLPTFLTACHSFKPGKELKSHIGQEFAADSAQAKTIAPLEMPNELAQSLLSSINNEQSLSDDLAIKRFDVAANDVEMGAFFAGLTDGTPFSVAVHPQVGGTISLNLKGVTFDEVIAVIKRMYPLDIVNEGRIVQVLPAIMRTETIPVNYLMMQRHGQSTVSVVAGGVSQLAQNSGSSSGGSSNSGQQNNEFGGGSQNLDLNGSRIQTINKNDFWQELEVALKSLIGANDGRYVITSPQASLVTVNALPSEISQLKEFLRQSQENLQRQVILEAKIIEITLKDEYQQGVNWERISSGLGSSISFATTAGNFGNNLSASLGGVSSLTIERGDFNGVINLLETQGDVQMLSNPRVTATNNQKAVIKVGQDEYFVTNVSSTTVTGTSTTTSPEIDLTPFFSGIALDVTPQIDKYGSVILHVHPSVTETQEQLKVITLDDQRFELPLAQSNIRESDTVIRAQSGEIVVIGGLMQTSTQDEETKTPILGDIPIFGNLFKNIRKRQEKKELIILIRPTVVMPDTWKKQQAESRQLLDTWYKN; encoded by the coding sequence ATGACTATAAAATTAAAAAATAATTTATCTAGCCCATGGTTGGTACTTTTATTATTACCGACATTTTTAACTGCTTGCCATAGCTTTAAGCCGGGTAAAGAGCTTAAATCGCATATTGGACAAGAGTTTGCGGCCGATTCAGCTCAAGCTAAAACAATTGCGCCACTGGAGATGCCCAATGAGTTAGCACAAAGCTTATTATCATCAATTAATAATGAGCAAAGTCTGAGTGATGACTTGGCTATAAAGCGTTTTGATGTGGCCGCTAATGACGTTGAAATGGGAGCATTTTTTGCAGGGCTAACCGATGGTACGCCTTTTAGCGTAGCAGTGCATCCTCAAGTAGGTGGCACTATTAGCCTTAATTTAAAAGGGGTTACATTTGATGAGGTGATTGCGGTTATTAAACGCATGTACCCGTTAGATATTGTAAACGAAGGGCGCATTGTGCAAGTGCTGCCTGCGATAATGCGCACCGAAACTATTCCTGTTAACTATTTAATGATGCAGCGCCATGGGCAGTCAACCGTGAGTGTCGTGGCCGGTGGTGTGAGCCAATTAGCACAAAATAGCGGTAGCTCCAGTGGTGGTTCAAGTAACAGTGGGCAACAAAATAATGAGTTTGGTGGGGGCAGTCAAAATTTAGATTTAAACGGTTCACGTATTCAAACAATTAATAAAAACGATTTTTGGCAAGAGCTAGAAGTAGCGCTTAAGTCGCTCATTGGAGCTAACGATGGCCGCTATGTGATCACCAGTCCTCAAGCCAGTTTAGTTACCGTAAATGCTTTGCCAAGTGAAATTAGCCAGCTAAAAGAATTTTTACGCCAAAGCCAAGAAAATCTGCAACGCCAAGTAATTCTTGAGGCAAAAATTATAGAAATAACGCTAAAAGATGAATATCAGCAAGGGGTTAACTGGGAGCGTATATCAAGCGGTTTAGGCAGTAGTATATCGTTTGCAACTACTGCAGGTAATTTTGGTAATAACCTTTCTGCATCGCTTGGCGGGGTATCGTCGTTAACTATTGAGCGCGGCGATTTTAACGGCGTGATTAATTTATTGGAAACCCAAGGTGACGTACAAATGTTGTCAAATCCGAGGGTTACAGCCACTAATAATCAAAAAGCAGTGATAAAAGTAGGGCAGGACGAGTATTTTGTTACTAATGTGTCGAGCACCACAGTAACCGGAACCTCAACCACCACTTCGCCTGAAATTGACTTAACGCCGTTTTTTTCGGGGATTGCTTTAGATGTTACGCCACAAATAGATAAGTATGGCTCGGTTATTTTGCATGTTCACCCGTCGGTAACCGAAACCCAAGAGCAGCTAAAGGTAATTACCTTAGATGACCAACGCTTTGAGTTGCCACTTGCGCAAAGCAATATTAGAGAGTCAGACACTGTTATTCGCGCTCAAAGCGGTGAAATAGTAGTTATTGGTGGCTTAATGCAAACCTCAACGCAGGACGAAGAAACTAAAACACCTATTCTTGGCGATATTCCCATATTTGGTAATTTATTTAAAAACATACGTAAACGCCAAGAGAAAAAAGAACTTATTATTTTGATCCGGCCAACAGTAGTTATGCCCGACACTTGGAAAAAGCAGCAAGCCGAAAGCCGTCAGCTTTTAGACACTTGGTATAAGAACTAA
- a CDS encoding agglutinin biogenesis protein MshK, translated as MKNLLRYSFYILMVCLVTPSAAAQLLDPTKPAMFISNGVVVAQKTEFKLQSIIKNSTAYKAIISGHLYKAGDAIEGFRVLSINSKHVVLANDDKQIKLELYDYKIKK; from the coding sequence ATGAAAAATTTATTGCGTTATAGTTTTTATATTTTAATGGTGTGCCTTGTCACACCTAGTGCCGCAGCGCAGTTACTGGATCCAACTAAGCCCGCAATGTTTATCAGTAATGGTGTAGTGGTTGCACAAAAAACAGAGTTTAAGCTGCAATCTATTATTAAAAATAGTACGGCATATAAAGCGATTATTTCAGGGCATCTATATAAAGCAGGCGATGCTATAGAGGGTTTTCGAGTGCTAAGTATCAACTCAAAACATGTTGTGTTAGCTAATGATGATAAGCAAATAAAATTAGAACTATATGACTATAAAATTAAAAAATAA